The Deltaproteobacteria bacterium genome has a segment encoding these proteins:
- the glnE gene encoding bifunctional [glutamate--ammonia ligase]-adenylyl-L-tyrosine phosphorylase/[glutamate--ammonia-ligase] adenylyltransferase, with protein sequence MTDEDRQLLKKIEAFSPYLTHILRRDPSLIEKIFDQGGYRSKKSPAHLTNDLKEKVSGLKDFQTFCLFLRHFKQEEIFRIAARDLGGLAGFRETATDLSLLAATCLQGALSFCLQNQAGSKNNGKPALVENGLVVLGLGKLGGLELNFSSDIDLIFLYQPSGNVWPSFLEQKEYLQAATRKIIQAMGALMEGDHVFRVDLGLRPGGKDSDLVISLDSALEYYQSSAGTWERMAFIKARALAGNIKLGKAFLKEIQPIVYRKFIDYTILADIRTLKQKILAETGSHLLKSDDIKLGPGGIREIEFIVQSLQMVFGGKIPSIREGNTLKAIDKLKDAKLIPREEGRLLSQAYIFLRILEHRLQMVHQRQTHSLPHQAEALEGIARVMPLKGPRRMDPVGRLIPELNRVRTRVRISFDNLLLANSPVSQERLVELLRSTRSAEDRERELKTLGFQQGNQAREIIETWNRKLTASPAPGRTFFSQLFPLLLGYCLQSVNPDQSLSFIDRFLGSIGGRTAILSMLLERNALAKEIVDLFAQSALMGRIFIQNPEMMDHLALQRTIGRPGPENGGVLHFLKTRGLGKGLEDKLSDLRRWKNGYFLGTALEEMAGRLGPDLASERLTHLADQVLIESTRLAEESLTQEVVHPLYPHRLAPSRPSPFCILGLGKLGGQELGYASDLDLIFVYSLKAPYLAKSSKGPSQPLRKGDKKWVTTHEYLVRLAQRLISFLSIPLKEGPGYTVDTRLRPSGSFGPLIVTLEAFQDYYRNQAQHWEKQALLKARVIVGPPSLNNQVREVIDEVLFHNAPPSEVREEMAHFRSRMEKERSGENKERFNPKLGYGGLTDIEFIAQYLQWFYGQADPEFHQTNTLKILKALKDKGHLRDEFHYLLREAYHFLTLLDHGLQLLYDRKGDPRTYSPEELLLTAKQNLMGLGETGLPSWDILNHYRKITEKVRSIFEQVIATYK encoded by the coding sequence ATGACTGACGAAGACCGGCAACTCTTAAAAAAGATAGAGGCCTTTTCCCCCTATCTCACCCATATCCTGCGCCGGGACCCCTCCCTGATCGAAAAGATTTTTGATCAGGGAGGATACCGGTCCAAAAAATCCCCTGCCCATCTTACCAATGATCTTAAGGAGAAGGTTTCAGGTCTGAAAGACTTCCAGACTTTTTGCCTTTTTCTGCGTCATTTTAAACAGGAGGAAATTTTTCGGATAGCCGCCCGGGACCTGGGAGGCCTGGCCGGTTTCAGGGAAACCGCCACCGACCTCTCCCTCCTGGCTGCGACCTGCCTTCAAGGGGCCTTGTCCTTTTGTCTCCAGAACCAGGCAGGTTCCAAAAACAATGGCAAACCGGCCTTGGTGGAAAATGGTCTGGTGGTTCTGGGTCTGGGTAAGTTGGGAGGGCTGGAATTGAATTTCAGTTCCGATATCGATTTGATCTTTCTCTATCAGCCTTCCGGTAATGTGTGGCCTTCCTTTCTGGAACAAAAAGAATATTTGCAGGCTGCAACGCGTAAGATCATCCAGGCCATGGGTGCCCTGATGGAAGGCGATCATGTCTTCCGGGTGGACCTGGGCCTTAGACCCGGAGGCAAGGATTCGGACCTGGTTATTTCCCTGGACTCTGCCCTGGAATATTACCAAAGTTCGGCCGGGACCTGGGAGCGCATGGCTTTTATCAAGGCCCGGGCTCTGGCCGGAAATATAAAACTGGGCAAGGCCTTTTTGAAAGAGATCCAGCCCATTGTCTACCGGAAATTTATCGATTATACCATCCTGGCGGATATCCGGACCCTGAAACAAAAGATATTAGCCGAGACCGGTTCCCATCTCCTTAAAAGCGATGATATCAAGCTCGGTCCCGGAGGCATTCGGGAAATCGAATTTATCGTTCAATCCTTACAGATGGTCTTTGGGGGCAAGATCCCATCGATTCGGGAAGGAAATACCTTGAAGGCCATCGATAAATTGAAGGATGCTAAGCTTATCCCCAGAGAAGAAGGCCGGCTTCTTTCCCAGGCCTATATTTTTTTAAGGATCCTGGAACACCGCCTTCAAATGGTCCACCAGCGCCAGACCCACAGCCTTCCCCATCAGGCGGAGGCCCTGGAGGGGATTGCCCGGGTGATGCCCCTCAAAGGGCCAAGGCGAATGGATCCGGTCGGGAGATTGATACCGGAACTGAATCGGGTCAGAACCAGGGTCCGGATCAGCTTTGACAACCTTTTGCTGGCCAACTCACCGGTCTCCCAGGAAAGGCTGGTTGAACTCCTTAGGTCCACCAGGAGCGCTGAAGACCGGGAAAGAGAATTAAAGACCCTGGGGTTTCAACAAGGGAATCAGGCCCGGGAAATAATAGAAACCTGGAACAGAAAATTAACCGCCTCCCCGGCCCCGGGAAGAACTTTTTTTTCTCAATTATTTCCCCTTCTCCTCGGATATTGCCTGCAATCGGTCAATCCGGATCAAAGTCTGTCCTTTATCGATCGCTTCCTGGGCAGTATCGGTGGCCGGACGGCCATACTCTCCATGTTACTGGAGCGCAACGCCCTGGCCAAGGAGATCGTCGATCTCTTTGCCCAAAGTGCCCTCATGGGCCGGATCTTTATCCAGAACCCGGAGATGATGGACCACCTGGCCCTCCAAAGGACCATCGGCCGGCCAGGCCCGGAAAATGGTGGTGTCCTTCATTTTTTAAAAACCAGGGGACTGGGAAAGGGGCTGGAGGATAAGCTTTCTGACCTCCGGAGATGGAAAAACGGCTATTTTTTAGGGACCGCCCTGGAAGAGATGGCTGGAAGGCTGGGACCGGACCTGGCTTCGGAACGGCTGACCCATTTGGCCGATCAGGTCCTGATCGAATCGACCCGTCTGGCTGAAGAAAGTCTGACCCAGGAGGTGGTTCATCCTCTTTATCCCCATCGTCTGGCCCCTTCCCGGCCTTCCCCTTTCTGTATCTTGGGTCTGGGCAAGCTCGGGGGGCAGGAGTTGGGCTATGCTTCCGATCTGGACCTGATCTTTGTCTATTCCCTGAAGGCCCCCTACTTGGCGAAGTCCTCCAAAGGCCCTTCCCAGCCGCTGCGGAAAGGGGATAAAAAGTGGGTTACCACCCACGAATATTTAGTCCGGCTGGCCCAGCGGCTTATCTCCTTCCTTTCTATCCCTTTGAAAGAAGGTCCTGGATATACGGTGGATACCCGGCTCAGACCTTCCGGAAGTTTCGGACCCTTGATTGTGACCCTGGAGGCCTTTCAGGACTATTACCGGAACCAGGCCCAGCATTGGGAAAAACAGGCCTTGCTCAAGGCCCGGGTCATCGTCGGGCCCCCTTCACTCAATAACCAGGTCAGAGAGGTCATTGATGAGGTCCTCTTCCACAATGCCCCTCCCTCTGAGGTTCGTGAGGAAATGGCCCATTTCAGGTCCCGCATGGAGAAGGAAAGATCCGGCGAAAACAAGGAACGGTTCAATCCGAAACTCGGATACGGTGGTCTGACCGATATTGAGTTTATTGCCCAGTATCTCCAATGGTTCTACGGCCAGGCCGATCCGGAATTCCACCAGACCAATACCCTGAAGATCTTAAAGGCCCTGAAGGACAAAGGGCATTTACGGGATGAATTCCACTACCTCTTGCGGGAAGCCTATCACTTTTTGACCCTTTTGGATCACGGGCTCCAGCTCCTCTATGACCGCAAGGGGGACCCCCGGACCTACAGTCCGGAAGAACTGCTGCTAACGGCCAAACAGAATTTGATGGGCTTGGGGGAAACGGGTTTGCCTTCCTGGGACATCCTGAACCATTATAGAAAAATAACCGAAAAGGTCCGGTCTATTTTTGAACAGGTCATTGCAACTTATAAATGA